In Pseudoalteromonas carrageenovora IAM 12662, the following proteins share a genomic window:
- a CDS encoding enoyl-CoA hydratase/isomerase family protein codes for MSVTLQITKSNVAVLVLSRVEKRNAFNSEVIHELIQCIEHANTLDIRALVLKTEGKHFSAGADLAWMKSMADNNYADNLADSMQLAKLMQVLATSPHPTICAVQGAAFGGALGLIACCDIALSKDDAQFCLSEVKLGLTPAVISPYVIKAIGERAARRYFLTAEVFDAHTAKQLGLVHQVTGNLDCALDNMLQTLIDNGPVAVKAAKSLINDVANKPINDELIELTAERIAKIRVSDEGQEGLSAFFDKRPPAWQL; via the coding sequence ATGTCAGTAACACTACAAATAACAAAATCTAATGTGGCTGTACTTGTTTTAAGCCGAGTTGAAAAACGTAACGCATTTAATAGTGAAGTAATACACGAGCTAATTCAGTGCATAGAGCATGCAAATACGCTCGATATTCGCGCTTTGGTTTTAAAAACTGAAGGAAAGCATTTTTCTGCAGGTGCCGATTTAGCCTGGATGAAATCAATGGCTGATAACAATTACGCCGATAACCTTGCCGACTCTATGCAGCTCGCTAAATTAATGCAGGTGTTAGCGACCTCCCCTCATCCAACCATATGTGCTGTACAAGGCGCTGCGTTTGGCGGCGCTCTGGGCTTAATTGCATGTTGCGATATTGCCCTAAGTAAAGATGACGCCCAGTTTTGCTTAAGTGAAGTAAAATTAGGACTTACCCCTGCGGTAATTAGCCCCTATGTAATTAAAGCAATTGGTGAGCGCGCTGCGCGCCGCTACTTTTTAACCGCCGAGGTGTTTGATGCCCACACAGCAAAACAACTTGGTTTGGTTCATCAGGTAACCGGCAATTTAGATTGTGCACTTGATAACATGCTGCAAACATTAATCGATAACGGCCCTGTAGCTGTAAAAGCCGCTAAATCATTAATAAATGATGTAGCAAATAAGCCAATTAACGATGAACTTATTGAGCTCACGGCCGAACGTATTGCAAAAATTCGTGTATCGGACGAAGGCCAAGAAGGGCTAAGTGCCTTTTTTGATAAACGCCCTCCCGCTTGGCAACTGTAG
- a CDS encoding carboxyl transferase domain-containing protein — translation MTILKSSVNPHDPTFVQNHKNMASLVDDLQSKVATISLGGGAALKERHEGRGKLFVRDRISTLLDEGSPFLEISQFAAFGVYEQEIACAGVVAGIGRVKGIECMIIANDATVKGGTYFPLTVKKHLRAQDIAERCHLPCIYLVDSGGANLPEQDDVFPDKLHFGRIFYNQARMSGKGIPQIAVVMGLCTAGGAYVPAMADESIIVKEQGTIFLAGPPLVKAATGEVVSAEELGGADVHCKTSGVADHFAENDEHALSIARQCIERINYTRPTAPLLEDVKPPRYDINELYGIVGTDLKKPFDVREVIARTVDDSSFDEFKRYFGETLVTGFASIYGNPVGIVANNGILFSESAQKGAHFIQLCAQRNIPLVFLQNITGFMVGKKYEAEGIAKHGAKMVMAVSCADVPKFTVLIGGSYGAGNYGMCGRAFEPTMMWMWPNARISVMGGEQAAGVMAQVKQDGLARKGHSMSEQEVSDFKKPIIDQYEEQGHPYYASARLWDDGIIDPADTRNVLGLALSAAKNAPEQDSKFGVFRM, via the coding sequence ATGACGATATTAAAATCGAGCGTTAATCCACACGACCCTACTTTTGTGCAAAATCACAAAAACATGGCGTCTTTAGTTGATGATTTACAAAGCAAAGTGGCCACCATTAGCTTGGGCGGCGGCGCTGCTTTAAAGGAGCGTCACGAAGGCCGAGGTAAATTATTTGTACGCGACCGCATTAGTACTTTATTAGATGAAGGATCACCGTTTTTAGAAATTTCGCAATTTGCAGCCTTTGGTGTGTACGAGCAAGAAATTGCCTGTGCGGGTGTAGTTGCCGGTATTGGCCGAGTTAAAGGCATTGAATGCATGATTATTGCAAACGATGCCACGGTAAAGGGCGGTACGTACTTTCCGCTTACCGTTAAAAAGCATTTACGCGCGCAAGATATCGCTGAGCGCTGCCACTTACCATGTATTTATTTAGTTGATTCGGGCGGTGCTAACCTACCTGAGCAAGACGATGTATTTCCTGATAAATTGCATTTTGGGCGTATTTTTTACAACCAAGCCCGTATGTCGGGTAAAGGAATTCCTCAAATTGCTGTGGTAATGGGTTTGTGTACCGCAGGTGGCGCCTACGTACCCGCAATGGCCGATGAAAGCATAATTGTAAAAGAGCAAGGCACTATATTTTTAGCAGGCCCGCCACTTGTAAAAGCAGCCACAGGTGAAGTAGTAAGCGCTGAAGAATTAGGCGGTGCGGATGTGCATTGTAAAACATCGGGGGTGGCTGACCACTTTGCAGAAAATGACGAGCATGCGCTGTCTATTGCGCGCCAATGTATTGAGCGTATTAATTACACGCGCCCTACAGCCCCTCTTTTAGAGGATGTTAAACCGCCACGTTACGATATAAACGAGCTTTATGGCATTGTAGGCACCGATCTTAAAAAGCCGTTTGATGTACGTGAAGTAATAGCGCGCACAGTGGACGACTCATCGTTTGATGAATTTAAACGTTACTTTGGTGAAACGCTCGTCACCGGTTTTGCCAGCATTTATGGTAACCCTGTTGGCATAGTGGCTAATAACGGCATTTTATTTAGTGAGTCAGCGCAAAAAGGCGCGCACTTTATTCAACTATGTGCACAGCGCAATATTCCTTTAGTGTTTTTACAAAATATTACCGGCTTTATGGTGGGTAAAAAGTACGAAGCTGAAGGCATAGCAAAGCACGGCGCTAAAATGGTGATGGCGGTTTCGTGTGCCGATGTGCCAAAATTTACGGTGCTAATTGGTGGCTCTTACGGCGCTGGTAACTACGGTATGTGTGGCCGCGCATTTGAACCAACCATGATGTGGATGTGGCCCAATGCCCGTATTTCAGTAATGGGCGGTGAGCAAGCCGCAGGTGTAATGGCTCAAGTTAAGCAAGATGGTTTAGCACGTAAAGGCCATAGCATGAGCGAGCAAGAAGTTAGCGATTTTAAAAAGCCAATTATTGATCAATACGAAGAGCAAGGCCATCCGTATTACGCAAGCGCGCGCTTGTGGGACGATGGCATTATTGACCCTGCCGATACTCGTAACGTATTAGGCCTTGCCTTAAGTGCAGCTAAAAATGCACCAGAGCAAGACTCTAAGTTTGGCGTATTTAGAATGTAA
- a CDS encoding isovaleryl-CoA dehydrogenase: MSTISLYKEMNFGLGETADMIRDHVNSFASQEIAPLAEQTDIDNAFPNQLWPQMGEMGVLGMTVSEDFGGAGLGYLEHVIAMEEISRASASIGLSYGAHSNLCVNQINRNGNQAQKEKYLPKLISGEHIGALAMSEPNAGSDVVSMKLKAEKKGDKYILNGNKMWITNGPDAHTFVIYAKTDLEAGAKGITAFIVESSFAGFSTAQKLDKLGMRGSNTCELVFENCEVPEENILGNLNEGVKVLMSGLDYERVVLAAGPLGIMQACMDIVVPYIHERKQFDTPIGQFQLIQGKVADMYTQMNAARSYVYTVAKACDRGETTRKDAAGAILYAAELATKMALDAIQILGGNGYINEYATGRLLRDAKLYEIGAGTSEIRRMLIGRELFTESR; the protein is encoded by the coding sequence ATGAGCACTATTTCACTTTATAAAGAGATGAACTTTGGCCTTGGCGAAACCGCCGATATGATCCGCGACCACGTAAATAGCTTTGCAAGCCAAGAAATAGCGCCACTGGCTGAACAAACCGATATAGATAACGCGTTTCCTAATCAGCTTTGGCCGCAAATGGGCGAAATGGGTGTACTAGGCATGACCGTATCTGAAGACTTTGGCGGTGCAGGCTTAGGTTACTTAGAGCATGTAATAGCCATGGAAGAAATTAGCCGAGCTAGTGCCTCAATTGGCTTAAGTTATGGTGCGCATTCAAACTTGTGTGTAAATCAAATTAACCGTAACGGTAACCAAGCACAAAAAGAAAAATACCTACCAAAGCTTATTAGCGGCGAACACATTGGTGCCCTTGCCATGAGCGAGCCAAACGCAGGCTCTGACGTGGTATCTATGAAACTTAAAGCCGAGAAAAAAGGTGATAAGTACATTTTAAATGGTAATAAAATGTGGATCACCAATGGCCCCGACGCACATACATTTGTTATTTACGCAAAAACAGATTTAGAAGCCGGCGCTAAAGGAATTACCGCTTTTATTGTAGAAAGCAGCTTTGCTGGGTTCTCTACCGCGCAAAAGCTCGACAAGCTTGGCATGCGTGGCTCTAACACCTGTGAACTGGTGTTTGAAAACTGCGAAGTACCCGAAGAGAACATTTTAGGTAACTTAAACGAAGGCGTTAAAGTACTTATGAGCGGCCTAGATTACGAACGAGTGGTACTTGCTGCAGGCCCCCTTGGCATAATGCAAGCATGTATGGATATAGTTGTGCCGTATATTCATGAGCGTAAACAGTTTGACACCCCTATTGGTCAATTTCAGTTAATTCAAGGCAAAGTAGCCGACATGTATACGCAAATGAACGCAGCGCGCTCATACGTTTATACTGTTGCAAAAGCGTGTGACCGCGGCGAAACCACTCGTAAAGATGCCGCTGGTGCTATTTTATATGCCGCTGAACTTGCCACCAAAATGGCGCTAGATGCCATTCAAATTTTAGGTGGTAACGGCTACATAAACGAATACGCCACAGGGCGCTTACTACGTGATGCCAAATTATACGAAATTGGCGCTGGTACATCAGAAATTCGCCGCATGCTAATTGGCCGCGAACTATTCACCGAAAGCCGTTAA
- a CDS encoding MerR family transcriptional regulator codes for MKPDNQTNFASSANIPGSNEQTFSISDLAKEFDITTRSIRFYEDQGLVSPERNGQTRIYSKRDKVRLKLILRGKRLGFTLAETGRLFELYDADKSSAKQLVTMLDLIAEKKADLSQQMDDIKVVLMELVTAERRCRDTLNKIDE; via the coding sequence ATGAAACCAGATAACCAAACAAACTTTGCAAGTTCAGCCAACATACCTGGCAGTAACGAACAAACCTTTAGCATTAGCGATTTAGCTAAAGAGTTTGATATTACTACCCGCTCTATTCGTTTTTACGAAGACCAAGGCTTAGTAAGCCCAGAGCGCAATGGCCAAACCCGTATTTATTCAAAACGCGACAAAGTTCGCTTAAAACTTATACTACGCGGTAAACGCTTAGGCTTTACGCTTGCTGAAACAGGCCGTCTGTTTGAACTGTACGACGCTGATAAATCAAGCGCTAAACAGCTGGTGACTATGCTCGACTTAATAGCAGAGAAAAAGGCCGACCTTTCTCAGCAAATGGACGACATAAAAGTTGTGCTTATGGAATTAGTGACAGCGGAGCGCCGCTGCAGAGACACACTCAATAAAATAGACGAGTAG
- a CDS encoding thiolase family protein — MTLESVVIVAAKRTPMGGFMGALTDAQSTELGATAIASALAQTGLANDAIDEVIMGCVLPAGLGQAPARQAMLKAGLALGTGATTINKVCGSGLKAAMLANDLIKAGSISSAIAGGMESMSNAPYFIPKARGGMRMGHGEIKDHMMSDGLEDAYDNKAMGCFAQDTADEYGIGREQMDEFALGSLSKANAAIENGSFENEIAPHTIKTHKGDVTVSVDEQPGNARPEKIPSLRAAFKKDGTITAANSSSISDGGAALILMSESKAKEQGLAPLCKIVAHSTHSQKPSEFTVAPVGAMNSVLEKAGWTTADVDLWEINEAFAMVTMLAINELKLDESKVNVNGGACALGHPIGASGARILVTLIHALKNRGLKKGIASLCIGGGEAVAMAVEAY, encoded by the coding sequence ATGACTTTAGAATCAGTGGTAATTGTAGCAGCTAAGCGTACGCCTATGGGCGGCTTTATGGGCGCATTAACCGATGCACAATCTACCGAGCTTGGCGCTACCGCCATTGCAAGTGCACTTGCACAAACTGGTTTAGCTAATGATGCAATAGATGAAGTAATTATGGGCTGTGTATTGCCAGCGGGCCTTGGCCAAGCGCCAGCACGCCAAGCAATGTTAAAAGCAGGCCTTGCTCTGGGCACGGGTGCTACCACCATTAATAAAGTATGTGGCTCTGGTTTAAAAGCCGCCATGCTCGCAAACGACTTAATTAAAGCGGGCTCAATTAGCAGTGCAATTGCTGGCGGCATGGAAAGCATGAGTAACGCACCGTATTTTATACCTAAAGCACGTGGCGGTATGCGTATGGGCCACGGCGAAATTAAAGATCATATGATGAGCGATGGCCTAGAAGATGCTTACGATAACAAAGCAATGGGCTGTTTTGCACAAGATACTGCCGATGAGTACGGCATTGGCCGTGAGCAAATGGATGAGTTTGCACTGGGCTCGTTAAGTAAAGCCAATGCGGCAATTGAAAACGGCAGCTTTGAAAACGAAATTGCGCCGCACACCATAAAAACCCACAAGGGCGATGTAACCGTATCGGTTGATGAGCAGCCCGGTAATGCCCGCCCAGAAAAAATACCAAGCCTGCGTGCTGCCTTTAAAAAAGACGGCACCATCACTGCGGCTAATTCATCGTCAATTTCTGATGGTGGCGCAGCGCTTATATTAATGAGCGAATCAAAAGCAAAAGAGCAAGGCTTAGCACCGCTTTGTAAAATTGTAGCGCACAGTACGCACTCTCAAAAACCAAGCGAATTTACAGTAGCACCTGTGGGCGCTATGAACAGTGTGCTTGAAAAAGCAGGCTGGACAACTGCTGATGTTGACCTGTGGGAAATTAACGAAGCCTTTGCCATGGTTACCATGCTTGCTATTAACGAATTAAAACTTGATGAGAGCAAAGTAAACGTAAACGGTGGGGCGTGTGCTCTTGGCCACCCAATTGGTGCCAGCGGCGCGAGAATTTTAGTCACGCTTATTCACGCACTTAAAAACCGTGGCCTTAAAAAAGGAATTGCGTCTTTATGTATTGGCGGCGGCGAAGCTGTAGCCATGGCTGTAGAGGCTTACTAA